CTTTGTGCTGCAAGCTGCCAGCTTGGCCACCAAGCAAGCTTGGACAGCTGACATCTCCCACCTGCTCTGGAAGCAGGCCCTCCACAACAAGGGTAGGTCCCTGTCCCTACTTCACCCCAGAGATCTTCTGTTGTCCCACAGGGGCTCAGGGAGGGCCCAGGGACTTGGAAATGCTCAGGAAGTGGGAAGGAGGTCCAGCAGCGGCAGCCAGTGCAGCGTAAAGAACCTCTAAGTCAGCAGTCCCGCTGTTGCTGCCTCTGGCCGTGGACACCAGAGGCCTCGTCTCTACAAGGGGGGTTCTACCTGCACACAGGGTTGTTGGGAAGAGAGCCTGGCACCACAGAGGCTCAGTGCACAGGGTGGTTTGTCTGCTGGGCATGGGCATTGAGGAAAGACTGAAGGGGGAGACACAGATGGATGCTGAGGGCCAGGCTGATGTCTTCTTCACCCAGAGGTGCGCATGGCTGAGATGGTGTCCATGGGTGTGGGGAACAAAGCCTTCCGGGACATCGCCCCTAACGAGGAAGCTATCAACGACCGCACCATCAACTACGTTTTAAAGTGCCGAGGTAGCCTTACGGGGCGGGGGTGAGGAGAGCTGTGTGGGAGGCAACGTGGACCTCTGTCAGCCCTGGTCTTCACTTTCCTCaggacctgggcccaggtgggctcTCACCAGTCCCACTCTGACCCTCTCTTATGCAGAAGTTCGTTCTCGGGCCTCCATTGCCGTGGCCCCTTTCGACTATGACAGCCCCTACCTGGGGACCTCGCACTCCCTTCCTGCAGACCCTGCCTCCTGCTCTGTACTGGGGTCCCTGAATTTGCACCTGTACAGAGACCCAGCTCTTCAGGGCCTCCGCTGGCCCCTGTATTCCACTAGCTTCCCAGAGGAACCAGCGCTGGAGACTGAAGTGGAGCTGGGCAGCCAGCCGTCCTTGAGTAGGTCTGGGCTAagccaggggcaggagggcaTGACCTGGGGTCTGGGCCGCCCCTGCTCACAGctcacccattctcccttccTAGCTCCTGAGGACTCAGAGGTCTCGTCCCAGTGCCCGTCAGCTAGTGGCTCCAGTGGCTCTGACAGCAGCTATGTGTCAGGGCAGGCCCTGGGCAAGGTCCTTGAGGACTTGTCCTATGTGAGTCCCATTTCACTTCATATCCTGCAGCGCCTCCCCAGCCCAGTCTGGGCCTAAGGCCCAAaggtggaagtgggggtgggtgagcCAGAGCCATTCCTCAGAGACCCCACCTGGACCCTGAGCTGAGGAAATAGGCATTCACATCTAGCTTGGTACCACAGGTCTGAGCCCAGGAGTGAAGGTGAGCAGTGGATCCAGCAGCCTGTAGCTCCAAGGAACATAACCTTTCTGGATCTACTATGACCAGGGCTTGGCAGCACTGGCGCCACTTCCAGCACGCATGCTTGGCCCTGTTGAGTACCCTCTCGGAGGTCTATGCCCATTGGACACACAGGCAGGGACCTTTCCGGGGGAGTCTGCTGCAGAGCCTGAATGAGCACCCTGATCCTGGGCTTCTGGCCCCGTGTCCCCTTCTTCTGTCGCCTCTCCAGCTCCCACCCCAGTTGTGGGTTAGGATTAGGCTAGAGCAGAAGGGGGGTGTTTACATGCTCTAGGCTGCTGGAGCACCAGGTAGCTCCAGGCAGTGACTGGGCTGCCCCACTCAGGAGGAGCACAGGCGAGTTCCCAGCAGCTGCTTCCCAAGCCCTGGTCTCAAAGCCAAGCTCCTCAAGCAGAGGGGCAAGCCCACCCTATTGGGCCTTTACTCTTGCCTGGGCTCCCCAGGCCCAGACCCTTCTTACCTGGGTCAGGTTGGTTATATGACTCAGTGCCTTTTGAATAGTTTTTAGTtagatttgttttctaaaattatttcactggttgtttggtttttggcaTCTCAGAGAGGGAGTCTAGGCCTTTGACTTGTGGTTtacacttttatttgtttacaataaaaatagaCTGATGCACACCCTTGGATGGGCACACGCATTCTGGGGAGATTCTTGGTTCAAATGAGTCTTGGAAACTCGGGATATGTGGGGACAGCATCGCTGGGCACCCTAGCCCTCTTGTAAGTACTTGCTGAGAACAGAGTAAGAGACAGACTTAGACAGACCCCTCTGGATGAGCAGATCCACGCACGAGCCATATTTCTTGGCGAAAGGCAGTGTCAGCTGGAAGGAAAAGCCAGTCTTATCCCTGATTTCCAGGCCAGTTGCCTACTCTGGCTCTGTGTGGGCAGGGTTCTCCCAGATGGGCAGGCGCAGGGACAGGACAAGCCAGTTGTTGGGGAACTTTGATGCTCTTGGTCGCAGTTCTCCCGGAGGACATCTTACAGGGCTGTGGCTAAGAGGGGCTGCCAGGGAACTGAGCAGAATGCCCAAAGGGTCAAACATGTATGTTTCCTGCCACTGTTTTTCTACTTCCTAGCTGTAGATGTTGATTTCACCTTTCCAGTCAGGCCAGAGGCCTAATAATTTAGCACTAGTATGTTTAAGGTAAAGATGTTATAATAATGTACTGGATTATAGAGCTACCAGATTAATGAGAAATTAGCTAATTCTTTTTCACCTATAATGTTTAATATAAACTTTGAACGCTAAAATTATGTTAAGGAATCGAAAAACAAAAATCCTGGGTCACGGTCATTCCTTTTCCCTtaccaaacattttctttttctttataaaaatgctttaaagcaGCTTAAATAGGAAAGGAATGTACAAAAGTGGTGACATCATAGTTAATTAAGTAGGTGAAGTTGGTATCACCTTTGAAACCCAATGGTTTCTCCGATTTCAGCATCCCAAAACCCTGGGCTTGTGTGATGCGCATCCCTGAGTGTGGCCGGTGTTGTTAGCAATGAAGACAAAATTTTTGTCATTGGAGGAAAACTACAGAAATAAGCAGCCTCAATACTGCTTTTGGACCAGTCCAGACTGGTTCATTTCAACCATCTTTTCCCCTGCCCCGTCCTGGACCCAGGGACCTGAGGTTTAGCTGCCTGCCTTGCCTTCTGGGCAGCAAGATACAGTGTCCATCTGAGATATCTGCAGGGTCACTGAGATATCAGTGGGGTGTGGGTGgctctcacctccacccagctgTGCAGGCGTTCCTGGGTATGCCGGTCGTCCTTGAAGCCGGTAATGGCCAGCAAGTCCACCACAAACTGCTTGGGGCTGATGCAAAGGGTCTGCCAGAAGAGCCCACTAtcaggcagggctggggacaggtgCCTGACACACATTTGCTCTCAGCCTGTCAGAGGGGGATGCAGAACAAGGGCTTCCCTGGGCCTGCAGTAGCTGCAGGGAAGTGTGGTCGCTGTCCCTGCATACTGCCTCTGCCAAGGCTCGGTCCAAATGATACTGccctgtcttcctgtctctgttcttgCCACCCTTCTGCCCCTAAccaattcccccctcccccatcctggctTGCTTCTTGTCTTGTACCACTTACTGTAGGGCGAGGggacaggaagagaaggaacaggGCCCGGGGCCTATCACGTACCCACAGCCGGTTGGCCAGGGAGACCACCTTGGCTGTGATGGCTTTGGGGTCCTTTTGTCTGATGGAATCCAGGATGATGTCTGTCAGGAAGCGGTGACATTTCTGTGCGTAAAACATCTCTTCCCAGGACAGAGAGAAACTCAGGAAAGTCACTTCTGTGGAGGAGAGAGTGGATGTGGCCCCATCTGCCCACAGCTAGGACCTTAGAGGCAGCCTGCAGTAAGGGCTCTTGAGGGAGACAGTGTCCCTGAAGGaccctgggtggggcctgggcatcCCCACAAGGAAGTGCAGGCCTGGCTCCAGATCCTCACCTcggggcagggggctggctgtGGGCAGGGTGCGCCTCAGGACGTTTTTCTGTGTGGTGTAGATGATGCTGTCCTCAAAGAACATGCAGGAGCCATCACTGCCCACCACGGGGGGGTGACTCACTTTGAGGATGACCCCTGCGCTCTCTAGGTCACTGGCCTCGGGCAGAGGCTGCTCAGGAGCAGGGCTTTCTGTAAAAGTAACATGGGGAAAGAGTTCTTAAGCCATCTCAGAGCTCAAGCAGGGGGCGGACCTCTGGTGACAGACCAGTAGTCAGTCATCCCCACCTTCCAGCAGCTGCTGTCTGCAGCTTTCAGATGTGGCACCTTGGATTGACGGGGGCCTGTCTTCGCTCTCCTCTCTTCATTGCCCTGGAATCATTGTAAGCCATATCCTAAATTTCAGAACTCCAAGAAATTCTCCAAATTTGTCGAACCAAGACTGATATTTAATAGGCCAATAATAATCCAGCTGGAGACTGGAAAtctttgtaaaattataaaatgaggaGCTTTTGGGGCGAGACTTTGATGCACGTCCACTCTGAAAAGTATGTTTGACAGACCAGCTTGTGGCTTACAGTCAAGGCTCAGGAAGGCCCCTCCAAGCAGGGCTCAAGCCACTGAAAGGGAAGGTGACAGAATACGCCGGGAAGGACTTTGACGGAAAAGAGGAAACAGTCCATCACGGCAGGTCTTGGCACACCGGCCCAGGCTGCTCTGCACCTGTCCACCAGACACAGCACAACTCTCTTCAGCTCCTTGTCCTCCGTCCCACCTCGGTGACCATCCACCTCCTTGCAGTCACCCAAGCCAGAAACCTGACCCCTGTGGCCAATCCTTactcccaccctccctcaccctgTCTAGCCTGATTCGTCCAGAATGACCTCACCACTTCCAACACTTCCCCTCCTGCTGCTGCATTTCCTCAGCGTCTGGAGCACGCTTTCTCAATGCACACCTCAGTGTTTAAAAGGCTGCAGTGGCTGCCCACTCCCCTTAGCATCAGGACAAAGTGCCAGGTCCTGAACTTGGGCCATAAGACCTGCTCTGATGACTGTCTCCCTTCTCCACGGAAGCCTGGCCTCCAGCCAGACGGATGACTTGGTTCCACAAGCACTAgtgcttccccttccttccttggctgactcccccccccgcccccccgcccccctcccctccccccccccccccccccgcctgctgTGTGCTCCATTATTTCATGggcacccacttcccatatgctttctgtggtttctcaGTCCCTCAAGCCACGCCATTGTGTTggttatatatgtgtgtctgCTGCTTGGCACAGAGCTGGCAGGGTTCTAGTCCCCTTTGTCACTAACTCTGTGGTCTTGGTCAAGGTTTGCTTTTCCTGTTGTAAATGAGACCAGGATCAAGGATGGATCAGGACTCACCTCTCTCCTTTGACCTCTGCTTGCCCCAGTCCTTCAGGGTGACAGCTCTTTTCGTGGGGAAGTATGGCTTAAACACTGGCTCTGACCCTTTGTCTTTGGCTCCAGCTGCAGGCGCTGCCTGAAGGCCTAGATCCTTCTCTGAGGCTGTGGAATGGCCTTTCCAGCAAGATAGGGTGTTGGGCTGGGAAGCAGCCTCACTTCccgaggggagctgcagggtggcCTCCTCCAAGGAGCTGCTCCGAGGAGCTGGCAGTGGCTGGAGTTCCCACTGTTTGCAATTGACCATGTCCCATTCCCTCACCAAGGAGATGAGTTTTTGCATTGGTGTGACAGGAGGGTCTTTGGTTTCACATTTCTGTGTAAGGTTGACTGTGGCAGACTTTTTCTTGGGGGGACTTTCAGGGCAAGTGCCCCAGTGTCTGGGGTTGGCACACAGGCTGGAACAGTGGGAGTATGTGCTGGGATTGCCTGCTCGTTTGGCACCTCGGCACAGGGACATCTGGATGGTCCGGGAGTACTGCTCAGCCTCCTCCATTTGGCTGGACCTGGCCAGGGTCCCCTTGGCCTTGCTCCATGGAGTCCTGTCATTGCTGTCCTGGAAGTCCATGGGTGCGCAGGCTGTAGTCTGAGGAGGGAAGGTGCAGTAGCTCCCAGCATGCTGTGCTTCCACATTGGAGCACCCCCCACTCCCGACCCTGGTCTGATGGGCCGGCCTCTGAGACTTCCCTCGCTCACCCAGAATAATCCCATCCCCCATAGGGTCATCCATCTGAGCTCTGCTCTGTCCAAGTAGGGGTGGTGTCAGCCCAGGGGCCTCTTATATTCCAAAGGGATATATCAGCATCCCCGGCCACCGCAGCCAGCACTTCCCTGTGCCTCCTCCCAGGTTCAGAGAACAGTTTCTGTGCCAGGACCCATGCAGTCCCTGCCGCACTCCACTCTGCGCCTGCAGTAGCAAGGCCTGCCCTGAGCTTTGTGGGAGTATCCTTTGAGGACAACAAGAAACCAAAGAAGGCTGGGCCTTACCTCTTTGGCATCTCTACTGAACTCCACCAGGGACTCTGGCCCTTCTGTCACCACGTGCAGCTTTCTGATGGGGAAAGCTTCTTCATTTTCAGATTCCTTCTCCTGAGTCCATGACCTGCAGATTCCAAAAAGGATTGGTTAGTGAGCAGAAGATTCTACTAGCCCATCAATTGCCCAGTCAGTCTGGCTGAGAGTGGGGGAGAAGGGGCTTTTACAGGGTTTTACTTAGGTCACTGCCCAATCCTGGGCCCGCCCCACCCTGTTAACCCCAAGGAGAAAAGGTCCTACTGGGAGGTGGGACTTAAAACAGGATTCCCAAGAGGAACGTAAAGGAACAAACTCCAGAATGTGGTGCTCGGAGCAAAGTCCCCTTACTTGTACGCCTCACTTTGGACAAGGGCTTCTGAGAGAGATGGGATATGGTATTCCTCCACCTCCTGGCAGAAGAGGGGCCATTCTCTGTAAATGACAAGAGGTTGGGCTGGGCAGCTgggtgagagggtggggggaggcataggcctccAGAGCTGCTGCCTTCAATAGCAGTTCACATGTTGGAAATACTATAACCTCCGTCCTGAAGGCTGCAAACTCAAGTTCCCTTTATTACAAAGGGTGGGGTTTCATCATAtactttccttccttcacttaCTTGAATTCAGACGGTAAAAACAGTTTTCCAAGTCTCAGGAAGTTGAGAACATGTCGGAACATTTGGCCATCTCCGTGGATCAGTAGCGTCTGCCCGTATGTAATCCAGTACGCTCTTTGAGGGTTGGACAGCAGTTCTGGATACTGCCAGGGATTGGACACCGGACCGTCAGTCTGTTAGTTAAAGGGCTGGGTCTTCAGTAGGGGGAAGATTAGCCTTCTCTTACTTCAATGTCCTGACCATTCTAGAGCAGAGGCTTTGGGACTTGTTTGGCCACAGAGAGCCATGTTGGGGAGTAGAGCATCTAGGGAGAAGCACATCGTCTCTGCTTCATTTTCCTGGTCCCTAGACCACCCTCTTGAGGCATTTGAAACCCCGTCCTACCTCCTGCTCAACCCAGGCCTCTCCAACTGGCTTCTTCCCTACCCAAACTTCTGCCGGCCTTCCCAGCCTGCTGCTTCTATGGTAAGAGCAGGGAGAAGTTCCTTGCTCTAAGCAGGTGCTAGAGGCTGTGTGAGGGTCAGGTGACAAGTTCCAAAGCAGCTCAGCTAC
The sequence above is drawn from the Desmodus rotundus isolate HL8 chromosome 12, HLdesRot8A.1, whole genome shotgun sequence genome and encodes:
- the KCTD19 gene encoding BTB/POZ domain-containing protein KCTD19 encodes the protein MEEPGMPHDSAEDLFHFNVGGWHFSVPRSKLAQFPDSLLWKEASTLTSLESQRLFIDRDGSTFRHVHYYLYTSKLSFSSCAELNLLYEQALGLQLMPLLQTLDNLKEGKHHLRVRPADIPVAERASLNYWRTWKCISKPSEFPIKSPAFTGLHDKAPLGLMDTPLLDTEEEVHYCFLPLDLVAKYPSLVTEDNLLWLAETVALIECECSEFRFIVNFLRSQKILLPDNFSNIDVLEAEVEILEIPELTEAVRLYRMNMGGCSRTSCPPPSPGHGGHAASLESVKPLYVMALGVLVKYPDSALGQLRIESTLDGSRLYITGNGVLFQHVKNWLGTCRLPLTETISEVYELCAFLDKRDITYEPMKVALKTYLEPKTLAPMDVLNEEWMAEITVYSPQQIIKVYVGSHWYATTLQTLLKYPELLSNPQRAYWITYGQTLLIHGDGQMFRHVLNFLRLGKLFLPSEFKEWPLFCQEVEEYHIPSLSEALVQSEAYKSWTQEKESENEEAFPIRKLHVVTEGPESLVEFSRDAKETTACAPMDFQDSNDRTPWSKAKGTLARSSQMEEAEQYSRTIQMSLCRGAKRAGNPSTYSHCSSLCANPRHWGTCPESPPKKKSATVNLTQKCETKDPPVTPMQKLISLVREWDMVNCKQWELQPLPAPRSSSLEEATLQLPSGSEAASQPNTLSCWKGHSTASEKDLGLQAAPAAGAKDKGSEPVFKPYFPTKRAVTLKDWGKQRSKERESPAPEQPLPEASDLESAGVILKVSHPPVVGSDGSCMFFEDSIIYTTQKNVLRRTLPTASPLPREVTFLSFSLSWEEMFYAQKCHRFLTDIILDSIRQKDPKAITAKVVSLANRLWTLCISPKQFVVDLLAITGFKDDRHTQERLHSWVELTLPFAKKYGSCVDLLIQRGLSKSVSYSVLSKYLQEG